One genomic region from Diceros bicornis minor isolate mBicDic1 unplaced genomic scaffold, mDicBic1.mat.cur scaffold_73_ctg1, whole genome shotgun sequence encodes:
- the RPL36 gene encoding large ribosomal subunit protein eL36 has protein sequence MALRYPMAVGLNKGHKVTKNVSKPRHSRRRGRLTKHTKFVRDMIREVCGFAPYERRAMELLKVSKDKRALKFIKKRVGTHIRAKRKREELSNVLAAMRKAAAKKD, from the exons ATGGCCCTGCGCTACCCCATGGCCGTGGGCCTCAACAAGGGCCACAAGGTGACCAAGAACGTGAGCAAGCCGAGACACAGCCGCCGCCGCGGG CGCCTCACCAAGCACACCAAGTTCGTGCGGGACATGATCCGGGAGGTGTGCGGCTTCGCCCCGTACGAGCGGCGCGCCATGGAGCTGCTCAAGGTCTCCAAGGACAAGCGCGCCCTCAAGTTCATCAAGAAGAGG GTGGGCACGCACATCCGCGCCAAGAGGAAGCGCGAGGAGCTGAGCAACGTGCTGGCGGCCATGAGGAAGGCGGCGGCCAAGAAGGACTGA